From Rutidosis leptorrhynchoides isolate AG116_Rl617_1_P2 chromosome 3, CSIRO_AGI_Rlap_v1, whole genome shotgun sequence, a single genomic window includes:
- the LOC139899656 gene encoding uncharacterized protein produces the protein MINYKWIGREFDEKIRSNPNIRLVDIADLVMKKYKCSVTSNQCKYAKTWALTEYEKSVEEHYGLLRSYGDELLSSNPGSTVKLGVTTNPDDKVYFDRFYVCLHGLKEGWKNGCKRIIALDGCFLKKPNQGELLTAIGRDGNNHIFPVAWAVVSVENKDNWTWFVELIAYDLEVQGGVGLTLMSDQHKGLIEAVKDVMPFAEHRQCARHIYENFRKQYSGVEFRNLFWAAF, from the coding sequence ATGATCAATTATAAGTGGATAGGAAGGGAATTTGATGAGAAAATAAGGTCAAATCCTAACATAAGACTAGTTGACATTGCAGACTTAGTTATGAAAAAGTACAAGTGTTCAGTAACTTCTAATCAATGTAAGTATGCAAAGACTTGGGCATTAACTGAGTATGAGAAGTCTGTTGAAGAGCATTATGGTTTGTTGAGGTCTTATGGGGATGAACTTTTAAGTAGCAACCCAGGTTCAACTGTTAAGTTAGGAGTCACTACTAACCCAGATGATAAAGTTTACTTTGATAGGTTTTATGTTTGTTTGCATGGACTTAAAGAGGGTTGGAAAAATGGTTGTAAGAGGATTATTGCTTTAGATGGGTGTTTTTTAAAGAAACCTAATCAAGGGGAGTTATTAACTGCAATTGGAAGGGATGGGAATAATCACATTTTCCCTGTGGCATGGGCAGTTGTTAGTGTAGAGAACAAAGATAACTGGACTTGGTTTGTTGAGCTTATTGCATATGATTTAGAAGTACAAGGTGGTGTTGGTCTCACTTTAATGTCTGACCAACATAAGGGGTTAATAGAAGCAGTCAAGGATGTAATGCCATTTGCTGAACATAGACAATGTGCTAGGCATATTTATGAAAACTTTAGGAAGCAATACAGTGGTGTAGAGTTTAGAAATCTGTTTTGGGCAGCATTCTAG
- the LOC139899657 gene encoding uncharacterized protein: MENIKDANPNAFKYLNDRNPKSWSRAFFVVDRGYEAVENGFSECFNSVIVNIRHKPIITMLEAIRVIIMERMNVMRMLAQHWVGDIAPNIVKNLKYWQTHFAGGYEYEVRHKTEAFKVDEKMRTCSCRMWQLSGIPCPHACSVIFALNKSPEDYIPNWFRKEMYMRAYSTYLKPVGGMSTWVPNALNKPLPPKPRIMPGRPKKKRTRAAHESVPGVRISRAGSSMTCGNCGEDGHNKRGCKNEPRVKASKVSKAVGRPRKDGPSN, from the exons ATGGAAAATATCAAGGATGCTAACCCAAATGCTTTTAAGTACTTGAATGACAGAAATCCTAAATCTTGGTCAAGGGCTTTTTTTGTAGTTGATAGAGGGTATGAGGCAGTGGAAAATGGGTTCAGTGAGTGTTTTAACTCTGTTATTGTTAACATAAGACATAAGCCTATAATAACTATGTTAGAAGCCATTAGGGTTATCATTATGGAAAGGATGAATGTAATGAGAATGCTAGCACAGCATTGGGTTGGTGATATAGCACCAAATATTGTAAAAAACTTGAA GTATTGGCAGACACACTTTGCAGGTGGATATGAGTATGAGGTAAGACATAAGACTGAGGCCTTCAAAGTTGATGAAAAAATGAGAACCTGCAGCTGCAGAATGTGGCAATTATCTGGTATTCCATGCCCTCATGCTTGTTCTGTTATTTTTGCTCTTAATAAGTCCCCAGAAGACTATATCCCTAATTGGTTTAGAAAGGAAATGTACATGAGGGCTTATAGTACTTACCTTAAGCCAGTGGGTGGAATGTCAACTTGGGTCCCAAATGCATTGAACAAACCTTTACCACCAAAACCAAGAATCATGCCAGGCAGGCCCAAAAAGAAAAGAACAAGAGCAGCTCATGAGAGTGTTCCTGGGGTGAGGATATCAAGGGCTGGTTCATCTATGACTTGTGGAAATTGTGGTGAAGATGGTCACAATAAAAGAGGTTGTAAAAATGAACCAAGGGTAAAAGCTAGTAAAGTCTCTAAAGCTGTTGGGAGGCCAAGGAAAGATGGACCAAGCAACTAA